The following coding sequences lie in one Methanopyrus sp. SNP6 genomic window:
- a CDS encoding 30S ribosomal protein S4e, producing the protein MGRARSGPKRHVKRLAAPYAWPIPRKEGGKFAPRPYPGPHTMDTSVPLLILVRDMLGYADYAREARKIITRGEIYVDGVVRKEPKFPVGIMDVVEIPRTGDRYRVVMNEHHRLDVVPISEEEARVKVCRIKNKTYVKGGNLQITMHDGKNWLVEIEDPTDPKEDVYSVGDSLVLELPEPDSGERWEVVDHIPFEEDVWVYAMTGRHSGEVGHVVEIQTFEGPQEDLVTVENPEGDRFQTTKGRLIAIGKDEPIVTVRKEE; encoded by the coding sequence TTGGGTCGCGCGCGTAGCGGTCCGAAGCGTCACGTGAAGCGCCTCGCAGCCCCGTACGCCTGGCCGATCCCTAGGAAGGAAGGTGGTAAGTTCGCACCGAGGCCGTACCCTGGACCGCACACCATGGACACGAGCGTGCCGCTGCTGATCCTGGTACGCGACATGCTGGGATACGCCGACTACGCGCGGGAAGCCCGGAAGATCATCACGCGCGGTGAAATCTACGTTGACGGCGTGGTGAGGAAGGAGCCGAAGTTTCCGGTGGGCATCATGGACGTGGTAGAGATCCCGCGTACCGGAGATAGGTACCGCGTGGTCATGAACGAGCACCACCGCCTGGACGTCGTCCCGATCTCAGAGGAAGAGGCCAGGGTGAAAGTCTGCCGAATCAAGAACAAGACCTACGTGAAGGGAGGTAACCTCCAGATCACGATGCACGACGGCAAGAACTGGCTCGTCGAGATCGAGGACCCGACGGATCCGAAGGAGGACGTCTACAGCGTGGGAGACAGCCTCGTGCTCGAGCTCCCGGAACCGGACAGCGGTGAGAGATGGGAGGTCGTGGACCACATCCCGTTCGAGGAGGACGTCTGGGTGTACGCGATGACCGGCCGACACTCGGGCGAGGTAGGTCATGTCGTCGAGATCCAAACCTTCGAGGGTCCGCAAGAAGACCTCGTCACCGTCGAGAACCCGGAGGGAGACAGATTCCAGACCACGAAGGGCCGGCTCATTGCGATCGGTAAGGACGAGCCGATAGTCACCGTGAGGAAGGAGGAGTAG
- the rplX gene encoding 50S ribosomal protein L24, translating into MRWTKSSQPRKQRKAFFNAPLHKRQKLMSATLHPELRKKFNRRSLPVRKGDVVRIMRGDFKDHEGEVVEVDLKRLRIYVEGATIERANGEEVYYPIHPSNVMIIEPNLDDPMRRKIIERSGGTPEVESVPEEEKEEKEEETEEEESEE; encoded by the coding sequence TTGCGCTGGACGAAGTCCAGTCAGCCGAGGAAACAGCGTAAAGCCTTCTTCAACGCCCCGCTGCACAAGCGCCAGAAGCTCATGAGCGCTACGCTCCACCCGGAGCTCAGGAAGAAGTTCAACCGACGGAGCCTGCCGGTCCGAAAGGGAGACGTGGTCAGGATCATGCGAGGTGACTTCAAGGATCACGAGGGCGAGGTCGTCGAGGTGGACTTGAAACGCCTACGTATCTACGTGGAGGGCGCCACGATCGAGCGGGCGAACGGAGAGGAGGTGTACTATCCGATTCACCCCTCCAACGTGATGATAATCGAGCCGAACTTGGACGACCCGATGCGGCGTAAGATCATAGAGCGCTCCGGCGGTACTCCTGAGGTCGAGTCCGTACCCGAAGAGGAGAAGGAGGAGAAAGAGGAAGAAACGGAGGAGGAAGAGTCCGAGGAGTAA
- a CDS encoding 50S ribosomal protein L14 has product MKAIKAKSPRAALPVGARLTCADNTGARELQIIAVKGYKGVRRRLPNAGIGDMVVCSVKEGTPDMRKEVVNAVIVRQRKEYRRPDGTRVKFEDNAAVIVTPDGAPRGSEIRGPVAKEAAERWPRIGSIASIIV; this is encoded by the coding sequence GTGAAGGCGATCAAGGCGAAGTCCCCGCGTGCCGCGCTACCCGTGGGCGCACGACTGACCTGCGCGGACAACACTGGCGCCAGGGAGCTCCAGATCATCGCCGTGAAGGGTTACAAGGGTGTCCGTAGGAGGCTACCGAACGCCGGGATCGGCGACATGGTAGTGTGCTCGGTGAAGGAAGGTACTCCGGACATGCGGAAGGAGGTCGTGAACGCCGTCATCGTACGTCAGCGCAAGGAGTACCGTCGTCCCGACGGAACTCGAGTGAAGTTCGAGGATAACGCGGCCGTCATCGTGACGCCGGACGGCGCCCCGCGAGGCTCCGAGATCAGGGGCCCCGTGGCCAAGGAGGCCGCGGAGCGCTGGCCCAGGATCGGTAGCATCGCGAGTATCATAGTTTAG
- a CDS encoding 30S ribosomal protein S17 — MVKDIGLGVKPPRRECDDPNCPFHGNLRVRGMVLEGVVVSDRMDKTVIVEREYYRYDRKYERWERRRSRIPAHNPPCIDAREGDKVRIAECRPLSKTKSFVVVEVLERAQ, encoded by the coding sequence ATGGTGAAAGACATCGGGCTCGGCGTCAAGCCACCGCGGAGGGAGTGCGACGATCCGAACTGCCCGTTCCACGGTAACCTGAGGGTCCGTGGGATGGTCCTCGAGGGTGTCGTAGTGAGCGACCGAATGGACAAGACGGTGATCGTGGAGCGCGAGTACTACCGGTACGATCGGAAGTACGAGCGTTGGGAGCGTAGACGCTCCAGGATCCCGGCCCACAACCCGCCCTGCATAGACGCCCGGGAAGGTGACAAGGTCCGGATCGCGGAGTGCCGTCCCCTGAGCAAGACGAAGAGTTTTGTCGTGGTCGAGGTCCTCGAACGTGCACAGTAG
- a CDS encoding ribonuclease P protein component 1 → MPITPRNIVRHELIGLKCRVVKSLGPPYEGLEGRIVDETKNTLVLKTESGEKVIVKDRVLLEFKLPSGERVRVDGALLVGRPEERLSKRIKYAEIARGRFDPEDYLD, encoded by the coding sequence TTGCCGATCACCCCACGCAACATCGTCCGACACGAGCTCATCGGCCTGAAGTGCCGAGTGGTGAAGTCGCTAGGACCTCCGTACGAGGGCCTGGAAGGCAGAATCGTAGACGAAACGAAGAACACCCTGGTATTGAAGACGGAGTCCGGTGAAAAGGTTATAGTGAAAGATCGGGTGCTGCTCGAGTTCAAGCTTCCGTCGGGCGAGAGGGTACGCGTTGACGGTGCCCTGCTCGTGGGTCGTCCGGAGGAAAGGCTTTCTAAGCGGATCAAATACGCGGAGATCGCGCGCGGTAGGTTCGATCCTGAGGACTACCTGGATTGA
- a CDS encoding isocitrate/isopropylmalate dehydrogenase family protein, translated as MNASPTVVVIPGDGIGPEVIDAALKVVRAVLGDELEIVEEQAGYSLWKKRGITIEDETVERCREADAVLFGACTTPEGPEAESPIVTLRKELELYANVRPARSWPVPRPVDTEFDLMIVRENTEGLYTGCECEVHDGVTVALRKISEEGTCRVAKIACDLAEERSGRVTIVHKANVLKLTCGTFKRVAAETVERRGLEWDDEYVDAAAYKLVREPNRFDVILTSNLFGDILSDLAAGLMGSLGLAPSANLGDDAALFEPVHGSAPDIAGKGIANPVAAILSAAMMLDYLGYGEEARAIERAVEEVLREGVRTPDLGGSETTEGVAEAIAKRVATE; from the coding sequence GTGAACGCGTCGCCGACCGTCGTGGTCATTCCAGGGGACGGGATCGGACCGGAGGTCATCGACGCGGCCCTGAAAGTCGTTAGGGCGGTCCTGGGCGACGAATTGGAGATCGTGGAGGAACAGGCCGGGTACTCGCTGTGGAAGAAACGAGGGATCACGATCGAGGACGAGACGGTCGAGCGCTGCCGCGAGGCGGACGCCGTTCTCTTCGGCGCGTGCACGACCCCGGAGGGTCCGGAAGCCGAGAGCCCCATCGTGACGCTGCGGAAGGAGCTCGAGCTATACGCCAACGTCCGCCCGGCCCGTTCCTGGCCCGTACCGAGACCGGTCGACACGGAGTTCGATCTAATGATCGTCAGGGAGAACACCGAGGGCCTCTACACCGGGTGTGAGTGCGAGGTACACGACGGTGTCACCGTAGCCCTACGTAAGATCTCCGAGGAAGGTACATGTAGGGTCGCCAAGATCGCATGCGACTTAGCCGAGGAACGCTCCGGCCGCGTGACCATAGTTCACAAAGCCAACGTGCTGAAGCTCACGTGCGGGACGTTCAAGCGCGTCGCGGCGGAAACCGTGGAGCGCCGCGGTCTGGAGTGGGACGACGAGTACGTGGACGCGGCGGCTTATAAGTTGGTGCGTGAGCCGAACCGCTTCGACGTGATCCTCACCTCCAACCTGTTCGGGGATATCCTCTCCGACCTGGCTGCGGGCCTGATGGGGAGCCTCGGCCTAGCGCCCAGCGCGAACCTAGGGGACGACGCGGCCCTCTTCGAGCCCGTACACGGATCGGCACCCGACATCGCAGGCAAGGGGATCGCGAACCCGGTAGCTGCGATCCTCTCGGCCGCCATGATGCTGGATTACCTCGGTTATGGGGAGGAGGCCCGTGCCATCGAGCGTGCTGTTGAGGAAGTACTGCGTGAGGGCGTGAGGACCCCAGATCTCGGAGGTTCCGAGACCACGGAGGGGGTGGCCGAGGCGATCGCGAAGCGCGTGGCTACCGAGTGA
- a CDS encoding PFL family protein, whose amino-acid sequence MSSLDVEEVIETIEMIRMRNLDVRAVTLGINLLDCAHPDPEELARGVREKIVEVAGDLVEVVEEVEDELGVPVVNKRIAVTPCSLVAASAIRKEGREAVLTIAEALDEAAEEVGVDYLGGYTALVYDGFTEADEAVLDTIPEAIEETERLCASVVVADERYGINMDAVYRTAEAVKETAERTEGHGCARLVALTNAPENTPFMAGAFHGVGQPEACVNVGISGPGVVRAVVEELKDADFRTLHDEIKRTAFKITRVGELVGHRVAERLGVEFGAVDLSLAPTPEDGDSVAEILERIGLESCGCPGSTAALYLLMDAIKKGGAAATSRHGGYSEAFIPVSEDAGMARAAEEVLTLEKLEAMTAVCSVGIDMVVVPGDTPVETIAGIIADEAAIGVATGKPTAVRIIPAPGKEPGDEFEMGGLLGRAPVMDVSDYRPTMFRRDGRIPPKFPR is encoded by the coding sequence ATGTCCAGTCTGGACGTGGAGGAGGTCATCGAGACCATCGAGATGATCCGGATGCGGAACCTCGATGTCCGAGCGGTGACACTTGGGATCAACCTCCTGGACTGCGCCCACCCGGATCCGGAGGAGCTGGCGCGGGGCGTTCGCGAGAAGATCGTCGAGGTCGCCGGTGACCTCGTGGAGGTCGTAGAGGAGGTGGAGGACGAGCTTGGAGTGCCTGTGGTGAACAAGCGAATCGCCGTCACACCATGCTCACTCGTGGCCGCGTCTGCCATCCGGAAGGAGGGGCGCGAGGCCGTCCTGACCATCGCGGAGGCGTTGGACGAGGCGGCGGAGGAGGTTGGTGTCGACTACCTCGGTGGGTACACGGCGCTCGTTTACGACGGGTTCACGGAGGCTGACGAGGCCGTACTGGACACTATCCCGGAAGCCATCGAGGAGACGGAGCGGCTCTGCGCGTCGGTCGTGGTCGCGGACGAGCGCTACGGGATTAACATGGACGCGGTGTACAGGACCGCGGAGGCCGTCAAGGAGACCGCGGAACGCACCGAGGGGCACGGTTGTGCCAGACTCGTGGCGCTGACCAACGCTCCCGAGAACACGCCGTTCATGGCCGGAGCATTCCACGGGGTCGGACAACCCGAGGCGTGCGTCAACGTGGGGATCTCGGGACCGGGCGTCGTCCGAGCAGTCGTCGAGGAGTTGAAGGACGCCGACTTCCGGACGCTGCACGACGAGATCAAGCGGACAGCGTTCAAGATCACCCGAGTGGGCGAGTTGGTGGGCCATCGGGTGGCGGAGCGACTAGGGGTGGAGTTCGGGGCCGTGGACCTGTCGCTGGCCCCGACCCCAGAGGACGGCGACAGTGTCGCGGAGATCCTGGAGAGGATTGGCCTAGAATCGTGCGGTTGTCCCGGAAGCACGGCCGCGCTGTACCTGCTGATGGACGCGATCAAGAAGGGTGGAGCGGCCGCGACCTCGAGACACGGCGGTTACAGCGAGGCGTTCATCCCGGTGAGCGAGGACGCGGGGATGGCCCGAGCGGCGGAGGAAGTCCTCACCCTCGAGAAGCTTGAGGCCATGACCGCGGTGTGCTCCGTTGGGATCGACATGGTTGTCGTGCCCGGAGACACCCCGGTCGAGACCATCGCGGGTATCATCGCTGACGAGGCGGCGATCGGCGTGGCTACGGGCAAGCCGACGGCGGTCAGGATCATCCCAGCGCCGGGCAAGGAGCCCGGGGACGAGTTCGAGATGGGCGGACTACTCGGCAGGGCCCCGGTCATGGACGTATCGGACTACCGACCGACCATGTTCCGCAGGGACGGTCGGATACCGCCCAAGTTCCCGCGATGA
- a CDS encoding ACT domain-containing protein, with amino-acid sequence MTRAVVTVIGADRPGIVAGISSVLAEHNANIEDISQTVLRDLFAMVMLVDLSEADVSVGELRKELQKAGEELGVDVIVQHEDVYRAMHRV; translated from the coding sequence TTGACCCGCGCGGTGGTGACCGTGATCGGTGCGGACCGACCAGGTATCGTAGCCGGAATCTCGAGCGTTCTGGCCGAACACAACGCGAACATCGAGGACATCTCCCAGACGGTACTACGTGACCTGTTCGCGATGGTCATGCTCGTCGACCTCTCAGAGGCCGACGTGAGTGTGGGTGAGCTGAGGAAGGAGCTTCAAAAGGCTGGCGAAGAGCTCGGTGTCGACGTGATCGTTCAGCATGAGGACGTGTACCGCGCGATGCACCGGGTGTAG
- a CDS encoding undecaprenyl-diphosphate phosphatase, whose amino-acid sequence MREIELLTAVLAGVVQGITEWLPISSEGQATMTMMKVLGIPPSTAMDLALWLHAGTLLAVLLRFGVPYWMTVKDLLTGGPWRRPGLFLIVATVCTAVVGLPVYKALKGIFSAATGDAIQMAIGGALIVTGLPLRISPEGLRDRRDVNVVDAITVGLGQGFSVIPGISRSGTTMALLLWRKFDGREAVWLSFYLAGPAMLGATALELKEGLSAATKMGTTWMVTAIVVSFVVSLICMEALLRVARRLDFSKVCLLLGGIALLVPLAAKMI is encoded by the coding sequence GTGCGGGAGATCGAGTTATTGACCGCCGTCCTGGCCGGCGTGGTGCAGGGTATCACGGAATGGTTACCGATCAGCAGCGAAGGTCAGGCGACAATGACGATGATGAAGGTACTAGGTATCCCACCCTCGACCGCGATGGACCTGGCGCTCTGGCTCCACGCCGGCACATTGCTCGCCGTGCTGTTACGGTTCGGAGTCCCGTACTGGATGACGGTGAAGGACCTACTGACGGGCGGACCGTGGCGGCGACCGGGACTGTTCTTGATCGTTGCCACGGTTTGTACGGCCGTCGTCGGGCTCCCTGTCTACAAGGCATTGAAGGGTATCTTCTCGGCCGCCACGGGAGACGCGATCCAGATGGCTATCGGAGGTGCCCTGATCGTCACGGGACTCCCCCTTCGGATATCGCCCGAAGGACTGAGGGACCGCAGAGATGTCAACGTCGTGGACGCCATCACCGTGGGCTTGGGGCAGGGGTTCTCGGTGATCCCCGGGATCAGCCGATCAGGTACGACGATGGCGCTCCTGCTCTGGCGTAAGTTCGACGGTAGAGAGGCAGTATGGTTGTCGTTCTACCTGGCCGGTCCGGCGATGTTAGGCGCGACGGCTCTGGAGCTTAAGGAGGGGCTGAGCGCGGCCACGAAGATGGGCACGACGTGGATGGTGACGGCGATAGTGGTGTCCTTCGTCGTGAGCTTGATCTGTATGGAGGCGCTGCTGCGGGTGGCGAGGCGTCTCGACTTCTCGAAGGTGTGCCTGCTATTGGGTGGGATCGCGCTCTTAGTGCCGCTAGCGGCCAAGATGATCTGA
- a CDS encoding CrcB family protein, translating to MAVGGALGAVCRYLLSGLVPQVRGFPVGTVLVNTLGSFIFGFLAWLMMFGSLSPKIRALAMVGFCGSLTTLSTMAYETVELLKASPVLSILYLTANIVFGIAAMIGGMAAAHVVWSGRA from the coding sequence GTGGCGGTCGGAGGCGCGTTGGGGGCTGTCTGTCGCTACTTGCTGTCAGGTCTCGTGCCGCAGGTGCGTGGGTTCCCTGTGGGGACGGTCCTCGTGAATACCCTCGGGTCGTTCATCTTCGGATTCCTAGCCTGGTTGATGATGTTCGGCTCGCTCTCCCCCAAGATCCGAGCGCTCGCGATGGTGGGGTTTTGCGGGAGCCTAACCACGCTGAGCACGATGGCGTACGAGACCGTGGAGCTGCTAAAAGCCTCACCGGTACTCTCCATTCTCTACTTAACAGCTAACATCGTGTTCGGGATCGCGGCCATGATCGGTGGTATGGCGGCGGCGCACGTGGTATGGTCGGGGAGGGCGTGA
- a CDS encoding DUF190 domain-containing protein: MVREIEEPVRLKVYLLEGDRVDGVPAVDWILERVRELGLRGATVYRCFAGCGRRGHSEARILRTSMNLPVVVEVVDSLEKVERLLELLKERLDVGVVTLERLEVAYDLEG; encoded by the coding sequence TTGGTCAGGGAGATCGAGGAGCCGGTGAGACTGAAGGTGTACCTGCTCGAGGGGGACAGAGTCGATGGAGTGCCGGCGGTAGACTGGATCCTCGAACGCGTACGCGAGCTTGGACTGAGAGGAGCCACCGTATACCGCTGCTTCGCGGGCTGCGGCCGTCGCGGGCACTCAGAGGCGCGTATCCTCAGGACGTCGATGAACCTGCCCGTGGTCGTCGAGGTGGTGGACAGTCTGGAGAAGGTCGAGCGCCTTCTGGAGCTCCTCAAAGAGCGTCTCGACGTGGGCGTCGTAACCCTGGAGCGGTTAGAGGTCGCGTACGACCTGGAGGGGTGA
- a CDS encoding homocitrate synthase family protein has translation MQSPYVREAVREMNLPDEVIIYDTTLRDGEQTPGVSFTPEQKLEIAHLLDELGVQQIEAGFPVVSEGERDAVRMVASEGLDADVLCLARTLRGDVDAALDCDVDGVITFIATSELHLKYKLRMSREEVLERIADTVEYAKDHGLWVAFSAEDGTRTEFEFLKRVYRTAEECGADRVHATDTVGVMIPAAMRLFVTKIREIVNLPIGVHCHDDFGMAVANSLAAVEVGAQAISTTVNGIGERAGNAALEEVIMALKKLYGIDPGFNIEVLAELSRKVSEYSGIDVPPNKAVVGENAFRHESGIHVAAVLEEPRTYEPMDPNEVGMDRKIVLGKHTGRKAVVAKLEELGVEPEEEIVEEVLRRIKALGDRRVRVTDSKLEEVVRNVLGSRGDRDDPGNR, from the coding sequence GTGCAGAGTCCGTACGTACGCGAGGCCGTGAGGGAGATGAACCTGCCGGACGAGGTTATAATCTACGACACGACGCTGAGGGATGGTGAGCAGACTCCGGGTGTCAGCTTCACGCCCGAGCAGAAGCTGGAGATCGCACACCTACTGGACGAACTGGGTGTGCAGCAGATCGAGGCCGGGTTCCCGGTGGTGTCCGAGGGTGAGCGGGACGCCGTGCGCATGGTAGCTTCCGAGGGATTGGACGCAGACGTACTGTGCCTGGCTAGGACGCTACGGGGTGACGTGGACGCGGCGCTGGATTGCGATGTGGATGGTGTCATCACCTTCATCGCGACCTCCGAGCTGCACCTGAAGTACAAGCTCCGGATGTCGAGGGAGGAGGTGCTCGAGCGGATCGCCGACACGGTCGAGTACGCGAAGGACCACGGGCTGTGGGTGGCGTTCTCCGCGGAGGACGGGACAAGGACGGAGTTCGAGTTCCTGAAGAGAGTGTACCGGACTGCGGAAGAGTGCGGGGCGGACCGCGTCCACGCGACGGACACCGTCGGCGTCATGATCCCTGCGGCGATGCGCCTTTTCGTGACGAAGATCCGCGAGATCGTGAACCTACCCATCGGCGTGCACTGCCACGACGACTTCGGTATGGCCGTGGCCAACTCGTTGGCCGCCGTCGAGGTGGGGGCACAGGCGATCTCCACCACCGTGAACGGGATCGGTGAGCGCGCGGGCAACGCGGCCCTCGAAGAGGTTATCATGGCACTCAAGAAGCTGTACGGGATCGACCCGGGGTTCAACATCGAGGTACTTGCGGAACTCTCGAGGAAGGTCTCGGAGTACTCCGGTATCGACGTGCCCCCGAACAAAGCCGTCGTGGGCGAGAACGCCTTCAGGCACGAGTCCGGGATCCACGTGGCCGCGGTCCTGGAGGAGCCGCGCACTTACGAACCTATGGATCCCAACGAGGTTGGTATGGACCGGAAGATCGTCCTCGGTAAGCACACCGGACGTAAGGCGGTGGTCGCGAAGTTGGAGGAGCTGGGCGTGGAACCGGAGGAGGAGATCGTCGAGGAGGTCCTCAGGAGGATCAAAGCTCTCGGGGACCGGCGGGTCAGGGTCACCGACTCCAAGCTCGAGGAGGTCGTCCGGAACGTGCTGGGATCGAGAGGTGACCGAGACGATCCAGGTAATCGATGA
- a CDS encoding 3-isopropylmalate dehydratase/homoaconitate hydratase family large subunit — MASVAERILSERVGEHVEAGEAVYVEPDVIMLHDGSGATALRTLRELGVERVESPEKVVLIFDHSVPPSSVEAANCQNELLEFARRHGIEHVHVDEGVCHQVLVEEGYAGPGRVIFGGDSHTPTAGAVSALAFGFGGTDMAFALLYGELWIRVPRTVRVHVEGELKEPTTAKDLALTVVGELGAGYADYAVLEYTGFPERMPLGDRMCLCNLATEAGAKSAYVPPEGGPEELRPGDADEVIELDASEVEPVVSVPHRVDDVRPVGDVQGVEVTRVFVGSCTNGRYKDVKTFTEILEELGGPHPDVRIVVVPASRRVLERMTETGITLKLIRMGVTIAPPGCGPCLGEHLGVLGDDDICVSTANRNFPGRMGSRGAEIYLASPVTAAVAAAEGELVDPQDVLR; from the coding sequence GTGGCGTCCGTCGCGGAGAGGATCCTCTCGGAGAGGGTCGGAGAACATGTCGAAGCCGGCGAGGCCGTGTACGTGGAACCCGACGTGATCATGTTGCACGACGGGTCCGGAGCGACCGCCCTCAGGACGCTGCGAGAGCTCGGTGTGGAACGCGTCGAGAGTCCGGAGAAAGTCGTTCTAATCTTCGATCACTCCGTACCTCCCAGCTCGGTGGAGGCGGCGAACTGCCAGAACGAGCTCCTCGAGTTCGCCCGACGCCATGGGATCGAGCACGTCCACGTGGACGAGGGTGTATGCCATCAGGTGCTCGTCGAGGAGGGGTACGCTGGACCCGGTCGGGTGATTTTCGGCGGCGACTCCCATACCCCGACCGCGGGAGCCGTTTCCGCCCTCGCGTTCGGGTTCGGAGGAACGGACATGGCCTTCGCCCTCCTCTACGGCGAGCTCTGGATTCGGGTCCCAAGGACCGTGCGAGTGCACGTCGAGGGCGAGCTGAAGGAACCCACCACCGCCAAGGACCTGGCCCTGACCGTGGTCGGCGAGTTGGGTGCAGGGTACGCGGACTACGCGGTCCTCGAGTACACGGGGTTCCCAGAGCGCATGCCGCTCGGCGACCGTATGTGCCTGTGTAACCTGGCCACGGAGGCCGGTGCGAAGTCCGCGTACGTACCACCGGAAGGGGGTCCCGAGGAACTCCGACCTGGGGACGCGGACGAGGTGATCGAGCTGGACGCCTCCGAGGTCGAGCCAGTGGTCTCGGTCCCGCACCGCGTCGATGACGTGCGACCCGTGGGCGACGTCCAAGGTGTGGAGGTGACCAGGGTGTTCGTGGGATCCTGCACCAACGGTCGCTACAAAGACGTGAAGACTTTCACCGAGATCCTGGAGGAACTCGGCGGTCCCCACCCCGATGTGCGGATCGTAGTCGTACCGGCGTCTCGCCGAGTGCTCGAGCGCATGACGGAGACTGGGATAACCCTGAAACTGATCCGTATGGGCGTCACGATCGCCCCACCCGGCTGCGGGCCCTGCTTAGGTGAACACCTCGGAGTGCTCGGAGACGACGACATCTGCGTCTCCACGGCGAACCGGAACTTCCCTGGTAGGATGGGATCCCGGGGGGCCGAGATATACCTGGCGAGTCCCGTGACGGCCGCAGTCGCAGCGGCGGAGGGAGAGCTGGTAGACCCACAAGACGTCCTAAGGTGA
- a CDS encoding phosphate-starvation-inducible PsiE family protein, with product MSERMNKLAYRLLDITVHVVMILILAITLFIFGVGVYDIVKTFLTSPYQVRFRMTFGLIVECVFDVLLLLEVYQSVLETLSHRRVPLRYVVDITIIMILRETFLKYYRGVIQPVELLSVTAMLTVLVVSRVVVLKYSPDYFEAHFKEIRGQEREVER from the coding sequence TTGAGCGAACGGATGAACAAGCTAGCGTACAGACTCCTCGACATCACGGTACACGTCGTGATGATCCTCATCCTCGCCATCACCCTCTTCATCTTCGGGGTAGGCGTGTACGACATTGTGAAGACTTTCCTCACCAGTCCTTACCAGGTTCGTTTCCGCATGACTTTCGGACTCATCGTGGAGTGTGTGTTCGATGTGCTCCTGCTCCTTGAGGTCTATCAGAGCGTACTCGAAACTCTCAGTCACCGACGCGTGCCGCTGCGGTACGTTGTAGACATCACCATCATCATGATACTTCGGGAGACGTTCCTGAAATACTACCGAGGAGTCATACAGCCTGTCGAGCTGCTCTCGGTGACCGCTATGTTGACAGTACTCGTCGTGTCACGCGTCGTCGTACTCAAGTACTCACCCGACTACTTCGAAGCTCATTTCAAGGAAATACGGGGGCAAGAGCGTGAAGTGGAGCGGTAG